The Macellibacteroides fermentans genome includes the window CACCCACTAACCAAAAGAATGATAATGGAAAGTTGAAAAAGTTGATAGATTTTTCTCATAAAATTGGGTTGTATAGATGATTCAACAAACATAGTAATTAGTTTTACATTTATCAAATAATTTTTTACTAACTTTGTACCGTAAATATAAAATAAGTTAGTGAAACAGAGACTGCGAACATTCTTTACTTATTTCCTGCCCGTTCTGTTTGTGTCGTACTACAGTGTGATTACCCTGTTTATGCACGCTCACATAGAGAATGGGGTTACCATTGTACACTCGCATCCGTTTCAAAAGCAAAGCAACGGAACCACTCACCACCACTCGTGTTCCGAAATACAGTTATTCAATGCTCTTTCGCACATTAATGTGCAGGATGGCGCTGTCCATTCGCTGGATATTCGCTTTTTTGCCATTCCCTTAGATACAATAACAACTGGTCCGGTCTGTGCCGGATATACCTCCCATCTGCCGGGCGGTAGTTTATTACGTGCCCCGCCTGCAAGTATCTTTTTTATCTGATTTCTTTATTTTCCGGACGTAGACCGGAAGCGACATCTCTTTGTCTGCCTATGACAGAGAGCAGAGTCTGTTTTTTAATCAAGTTAATAAAGCAAATGAATAAAATTGTCATACTTATGCTATGTCTGTGCTGTTCCTTGTGGACAGTCAGAGGGGCCGATGAGCCCGTATTGAATCCTTCCGATGCAAACATCGTGGGACATATCATCGACAAAAAAAGCGGGGAACACCTGCCTTATATAAATGTATTTCTGCAAGGAACTACCATTGGAACCGTTTCAGACGGTACCGGACATTTTTATCTGAAGAACCTGCCCGAGGGCAAGTTTACCATCGTGATGAAGTCGGTCGGCTATAAAACAATCGAAAAAGAGATTGTTCCCAAAAAGGGAAAAACCCTGGAGATCAACTTCGAAACAGAGGAAGATGCTGTGTCGCTGGACGGCGTTGTGGTATCTGCTAACCGGAACGAAACAACCAGACGCCTGGCTCCTTCGTTGGTGAATGTACTGGATACAAAGGTGTTCGACAGGGCCAATGCAACCAGTCTGGCCGACGGACTTAACTTTCAGCCCGGAGTAAGGGTCGAGAACAATTGTCAGAATTGCGGTTTCCAGCAGGTACGTATCAACGGTCTGGAGGGCCCTTATACGCAAATCCTGGTAGATAGCCGCTCTATCTTCAGTGCCCTAACCGGAGTATACGGACTGGAACAGATTCCTGCCAATATGATTGAGCGGGTAGAGGTGATGCGCGGTGGCGGATCTGCCCTGTTCGGCTCTTCCGCTATTGCCGGAACTATTAATATTATAACCAAAGAACCACAGCGCAACTCGGCGCAGGTTGCTCACTCACTAACGATGATCGGGGGGAGCAGACCTGATAATAATACAACGTTGAATGCGTCGATGGTTACAGACGACCAGAAAGCTGGTATTTATTTATTCGGACAAAGCCGTACCCGGTCTGCATACGATCACGACGGAGACGGCTTCACAGAGATCGGACACCTTAATGCCAAGACGGTTGGTTTCAGGTCTTATCTGAAGACAAGCACTTATTCCAAACTAACGTTCGAATATCATAACATCAGCGAATTCCGCAGAGGTGGAAACAACCTTGATTTACCTCCTCACGAAACGGATATCACGGAGCAGACGGATCATAATATTAATGGCGGGGGACTTAAATTCGATCTCTTCTCTACCGATTACAAGCATCGCTTAAACCTTTATGCATCGTCTCAGCACACCAAACGTCAGAGTTACTACGGTGCGGGTAAGGACCCGAACGCCTACGGACATACAACCGACCTTACCTTTATAGGGGGTGCGCAGTATGTATACGACTGGACGAATTGTCTTTTTATGCCGGCCGAGTTTACAGGAGGTATGGAGTACAGCCACGATAACCTGGAGGATGTGATGATAGGATACAATCGTACGATTGCCCAAAAGGTGAATATCGGGAGTCTGTTTTTGCAGAACGAATGGAAAAATGCACGCTGGAGTTTCCTGATGGGAGGTCGATTTGATAAACATAACCTGATCGATCACCTCATATTTAGTCCCCGTGCCAACCTGAGGTATAATCCTACCAAGGATATTAATCTGCGGCTTTCTTATTCAAGCGGGTTCCGCGCTCCGCAGGCGTTCGACGAAGACTTGCATATTACGGCCGTAGGAGGCGATGTGGCTATCATCAGTATCTCTCCGGATTTGAAAGAAGAAAAGTCGCAGAGTATAAGTGCTTCGGCCGACTTCTATCAGCGCTTCGGGGCGGTACAGACTAATTTTCTTGTTGAGGGCTTTTACACCGACTTAAGCGATGTATTTTTGCTGGAAGAGATTGGCCGCGACCAACAGAATAACCTGTTGCTGGAAAGAAGAAACGGAAAAGGGGCACGAGTGATGGGTATTAACCTGGAAGCCAAGCTGGCGTACGAATGGATGCAGATTCAGGCCGGTGGTACCTTACAACGCAGCCGTTATAAAGAACCTGAAAAGTGGAGTGGTGATGAAAGTCTGCAGCCGCAGAAAAAGATGTTCCGCTCGCCGGATGTATACGGGTACGTAACCTCTTCATTCAACCCGGTTAAACGGTTGGCGGTTTCCCTTACCGGAACTTATACAGGCAGTATGCTGATGCAGCATTTTGCCGGCTACATTCCGTCCGACAAGGAAGAAAAGACACCCGATTTTCTGGATATGAGCGTAAAGGTGGCCTACGATTTCCCCTTATTCAAGTCAGGTACCCTCCAGGTAAATGCAGGCGTTCAGAATATATTCGACTCTTATCAGAGTGACTTTGATAAGGGTGGCAGCCGCGATGCGGGCTATATTTACGGACCATCCCTGCCCAGAAGTGTATATGTGGGTTGCAAGATTATGTATTGATAGATAAATGAGTTGATTTGCCGGCTTCTTTAGGTTGCCGGAAGTCTTTAAGGTTGATTAGGAAGGTTGATAAGAGAGGGATCCGTCGTTTCGGATCCCTCTTCTTTTTTGTGTGGATGTAAGTATGAATAACTGGCAATCATGCTTGAATTAAGCGGGAAAGTTACCAGCTATGCACCTCGGGCCCATGGGGCCGTTCAAATGCGCCCATGGGCTCAATTAAACGGCCCCATGGGCCCGAAGTACGAATCCTGTTTGTTTGCGGCTTAAGAGGTATATCTTTGCCGCTTAAGCACTATAAGGTTGTCTCTTAACTTCCGAAGGGCAGTAGCCGATTGTTCCTTGATTGTGGAGCTGTAATTAATCAGCGGCTTCCCAAATCGTCGTACAAAGTCTGCAACAGAGCCTTCCCATTATTCAGCCGGATCTCGTTTCCTGCCTCAGGTTTTATAATCAAAGGCTTCTCGCTTTCGCAATCGTACACAGAAACCCCCGTGGTATCTATAAAACCAAAACCATTGTTGTAGCTATAGAAAGCATAGGCGGGTTGCAGACTGTCTACCATATTATTACTGAAAGTAAACTCCTTATGCGGCAGATCCAGTTGATAAAGCAGGGTTGCAGCTAAATCGGTTTGATTCCCGTAATTGGCTATTACACGCGGCTCCTTTATTGCTCCACCCAGCCATAGCATAGGGATGTGATATCTTTTGGGATCGTGCTCTTTAACAGAAGCCGGATATCTGAATCCATGGTCGGATACCAAAACAATCAGCGTATTATTCCAAAGCGGCAGTTTCTTTAATTTATCAATAAAATCACCCAGACAGCTATCCGTAAATGCTACCGAGTTAAGGTAGGGATCCTTTAACCGGTTGTATGGAACCTCGAAAGGTTCATGACTGCTTAAGGTGAGGAATGTGCTGAAGAAGGGCTCCTTGCGGGAGTTGTCGGTCATACTTTGGTAAAGATGGGCGAAGGTGATGTCGTCGTTGGCTCCCCATTTGGAAAGGCGGCTTTTAAGCGGGAAATCCCTGTCGGCCGTCACCTTGCTATACCCCGAGCTAAAGAAATAGCTCTGCATGTTTGTAAAGTTGATATCGCCACCATACAACATATCGGAAGTGTATCCTTTTTTCTGAAGCGATTTGGCAATGGATGGAAGCGTCTGGCTTTTAGCCGGATATTTCATAATCGAGGTGGTAGGCTGTGCCAGATAGCCATTCAGAACAGCAACAATACCCCGGTCTGTACGGAACGAATTGGCATACATGTTGCTGAACAGGATTCCCTCCTTACTTAACCTGTTTATATTGGGTGTAACTCCTGCTTCTCCTCCAAGAACTTCAATCGCATTGGCAGAGAAACTCTCCATCAGGATAAGAATGATGTTGGGGTTTTTGGTAGTGAGTAACTCCGGAATAGAGTCGCCCTGCGGTTGATTGGTTAGCTTTTTGAAAATCTTGCTGCGTTGCGATTCGCTGAAATAGTTGTATTGCGCTGCAAAATCCTGCTGTTTGGACAGCGAAGCCAGAAAGCTGAAGCAGGGATTGATGGCCGAATGGTTGAGGAACTGATTCTTACTGAAGTATACCATACCCACATTCGCTGTAGAAGTGGTAACACCGCCTCTGATCGGAATAAAGAGAATACCTCCCAGCAGTACCAGCTGAACCGAGTTGCTGAACATCTTTTTTACATATTGTTCCGGCATCAGGGGGAGTACAAATCTTTTGAG containing:
- a CDS encoding TonB-dependent receptor, whose translation is MNKIVILMLCLCCSLWTVRGADEPVLNPSDANIVGHIIDKKSGEHLPYINVFLQGTTIGTVSDGTGHFYLKNLPEGKFTIVMKSVGYKTIEKEIVPKKGKTLEINFETEEDAVSLDGVVVSANRNETTRRLAPSLVNVLDTKVFDRANATSLADGLNFQPGVRVENNCQNCGFQQVRINGLEGPYTQILVDSRSIFSALTGVYGLEQIPANMIERVEVMRGGGSALFGSSAIAGTINIITKEPQRNSAQVAHSLTMIGGSRPDNNTTLNASMVTDDQKAGIYLFGQSRTRSAYDHDGDGFTEIGHLNAKTVGFRSYLKTSTYSKLTFEYHNISEFRRGGNNLDLPPHETDITEQTDHNINGGGLKFDLFSTDYKHRLNLYASSQHTKRQSYYGAGKDPNAYGHTTDLTFIGGAQYVYDWTNCLFMPAEFTGGMEYSHDNLEDVMIGYNRTIAQKVNIGSLFLQNEWKNARWSFLMGGRFDKHNLIDHLIFSPRANLRYNPTKDINLRLSYSSGFRAPQAFDEDLHITAVGGDVAIISISPDLKEEKSQSISASADFYQRFGAVQTNFLVEGFYTDLSDVFLLEEIGRDQQNNLLLERRNGKGARVMGINLEAKLAYEWMQIQAGGTLQRSRYKEPEKWSGDESLQPQKKMFRSPDVYGYVTSSFNPVKRLAVSLTGTYTGSMLMQHFAGYIPSDKEEKTPDFLDMSVKVAYDFPLFKSGTLQVNAGVQNIFDSYQSDFDKGGSRDAGYIYGPSLPRSVYVGCKIMY
- a CDS encoding LTA synthase family protein, whose amino-acid sequence is MKKRVLFLFACFITFILVFALQKPVFMLYNHASGGGLSISDYLQVMVHGLQLDATVAGYLTVIPLLLTLLSVWIPGRYITFILKGYFFIVACIISLIFVVDIALYPYWGFRLDATPLFYLQSPSDALASAPASTLILQTLVFVVYTYGIFWALKRFVLPLMPEQYVKKMFSNSVQLVLLGGILFIPIRGGVTTSTANVGMVYFSKNQFLNHSAINPCFSFLASLSKQQDFAAQYNYFSESQRSKIFKKLTNQPQGDSIPELLTTKNPNIILILMESFSANAIEVLGGEAGVTPNINRLSKEGILFSNMYANSFRTDRGIVAVLNGYLAQPTTSIMKYPAKSQTLPSIAKSLQKKGYTSDMLYGGDINFTNMQSYFFSSGYSKVTADRDFPLKSRLSKWGANDDITFAHLYQSMTDNSRKEPFFSTFLTLSSHEPFEVPYNRLKDPYLNSVAFTDSCLGDFIDKLKKLPLWNNTLIVLVSDHGFRYPASVKEHDPKRYHIPMLWLGGAIKEPRVIANYGNQTDLAATLLYQLDLPHKEFTFSNNMVDSLQPAYAFYSYNNGFGFIDTTGVSVYDCESEKPLIIKPEAGNEIRLNNGKALLQTLYDDLGSR